From Hydra vulgaris chromosome 07, alternate assembly HydraT2T_AEP, a single genomic window includes:
- the LOC105846964 gene encoding A disintegrin and metalloproteinase with thrombospondin motifs 16 isoform X2, with product MWSNVHFILFGFFIKADLFVLNGGASWSNWKEWSDCTVTCGDGVSLRTRICIKNFLQSSCPGVALEVLPCNYKKCPKENAVCSTIKASDCSKETKDSVSNILKESAYNDLLAEVSKWSLERLSLISECTGDIGDLDDHIDDLKNQVSSLTNANKATSSVLNNIKVLVGCSEDTNGQTLYERCQAIVGQNDTMSSEINKLNMFLDGLENVKSQCQKYGFVTSIIKKVLQPFLKF from the exons ATGTGGTCAAACGTGCATTTCATTTTGTTTGGTTTCTTTATTAAAG ccgatttatttgttttaaatggagGAGCTTCTTGGTCAAATTGGAAAGAATGGTCTGATTGCACTGTAACATGTGGAGATGGAGTAAGCTTGCGAACAcgaatttgtattaaaaattttcttcaaagcAGCTGTCCAGGAGTTGCTTTAGAAGTTTTACCttgtaattacaaaaaatgCCCAAAAGAAAATG CTGTGTGCAGCACAATCAAAGCATCAGACTGTTCGAAAGAAACTAAAGACAGTGtcagcaatattttaaaagaaagtgcATACAATGACTTACTCGCAGAAGTTTCAAAATGGTCATTAGAGCGTTTAAGTCTTATATCTG aATGTACAGGTGATATTGGTGATTTAGACGACCACATTGATGATCTAAAGAATCAAGTTTCATCTCTGACTAATGCAAATAAAGCAACTTCATCA gttttaaataatatcaaagttttGGTCGGCTGTTCTGAAGACACTAATGGTCAAACTTTGTACGAACGTTGTCAGGCAATCGTAGGCCAAAACGACACAATGAGTTCGGAAATCAACAAATTAAATATGTTCCTTGATGgtttagaaaatgtaaaaagcCAATGTCAAAAATACG gtttcgttacaagtattattaaaaaagtactgcaaccatttcttaaattttag